The following DNA comes from Anopheles arabiensis isolate DONGOLA chromosome 3, AaraD3, whole genome shotgun sequence.
TGCCAGCCGGCCGAACGTATTCAAGAGCCCCTACAACCCGCAGATACACCAAATGTTTAGCAGCGCCGTTGCGCTGGGGGCGggcaatcagcagcagcagttggtggcgcagcagcagcagaaaataAGTAAGTGTTCGCTAGCCTAGCAAGTACGGTTACTGGTCACTAACTGCTAGAGATTTCATTGTATTTGGACAAGAGCTGCACGTGGGCGGCATGAAATTCAGCCAAAAGTTTGgtttaatatttataaacGTAACAGCAATGTCGAAGCCCGTATTAAACTCCTAAAACATTATTAATCTCCAACCCCAATCCCCCAAGTAACTAATTCTCAGGTAAATTTTGCACACGGTTGCAGTTTGTGGAATGTTTGTAAAGCAAATGTATGAATGACtaattattgttgttgctgaacTGTTGCGGTAATAACTGAACTGTGCTGCATTAACACAATTCACACAAAAGGAAAACATCTGTTGCACCTAGTCGACTGGTTGGTTCATATTCCAAACGAAATAGACTACTAACATGTATTATACTTAGAGGTAGCGTTGAAGAAAGCAGTAAATTGTACATAAATCCTAGACACACATTGATATCTAAAACATCGCACTGTACATACTATGGCGCCAATTAGATTTTAAttccattttaatttaaccttCCCGGCCTTAACTGTTATGGCACTTTTAATTGCTGaattaatttgtttcattatttttcatttttgctttattcttttcgtataattttcgATTGTTCTTGCGccacgcgtgtgtgcgtgcagcCCCCACATCACAGACACAGTTTTACAACCTTCCCAACGAAAGCTTTACCAACTTGGAACAGTCACAGCAGGTGTATACGAATCAGACACAAATACCAATCGAGCAGTTGCAATCGGTGTTTCAAGCGCAGCACGATATGCAGCAGGTGCAGCAGCTACACCTCGCACAACAGACTGTTCAAcccctgcagcagcagctattGCCGCAACAAGCTCAGCtactgcagcaacagcagcagcagcaacagtttcAGTTTAATGATCCAAATCTGATACGCGGTCAGCAGCAAAATGTGCTGGGCAATTCCTTTCCCACCCTTGCGTCTCAAACGCCAGCCTCGGCGGTGATGCTTGGCCAGCAATCGATTGGCACAGCGCTGCATCAGCAGGTGATTAATATACAAAATGTTCCGTATTCGTCCAATTCTGCAGAGAATAgccaactgcagcagcagcagcagcaacaactcttccaacagcagcagcaacaacagcacaatcAAAATGTGATCGTTTCTCACACATCCAACACCGTGCAGGGGCAACCGCTATCGGCACTAGATCCACATCAGAGTGTGATCCAACAGTCCGGGTCGTACGCATCTGCAGTCCATCCTACTGGATCGCCGGCGGTAGTTTCAGCTCCTACCAACAATCAGGCGGTGCCACAGACCACAATGCTACAACAAAATCACTTAATCCCACAGCAACAGGTACGTAGGAAGGCGGAACAGTGCCTCTGGCTGGAACATCGTTGAACGCTCCCTTATTATGCCTTCTCTTCTCTTTGCAGCTTTCAAATGTGATAAATCAAACGAATAATAATATACACAGTGCCTCAGCCCAACAGCACCAAtatccgcagcagcagcaaatgcaaaACCACACCGTATTGCCACAGGGGCAGCCGTTATTGCAatctcaacagcagcagctgcatcagCAATCTCATCTGAACAACGGCAGTACGGCCGGGGTCGTTTCTGCTGGCATGAATCATCAACAAGCACTGTACCAGCAGCAAACGACTGtgccacagcagcaacagcagcagcaattcaGCACTGCAAGCAATCTTGCCAAACTGCCCGAAACGGCACCGCGTAACAATGAGtacttgcagcagcagcagagtaaAAACCTGGACGCCCGAGGGCGACCATCCCCGGCGCAGGGTAGCACGGCCCCGGACACGGTAAGCACGGCCACTTCACTGAACATGCAGCAGCATCAGGGTGGCGCTATGAAGGGGCCACAGCAAGCGCAGACCGGTGCCAGTGCGCACCGCTACCCAACGCCACTGATGGGCCCAAACAAACCGAGACCACCGGgggctggtggtggcggcacTGCTGCTCAGCAACCGACCGCTGCCGCCCCAGTCATACGCCCGATCGGTGTGAGTGGTGCGTTAATCAGCAGTGCGTCCACCGTTGCCGTGAGCCGTCCTGCCGGTGCGCAGCATCCTGCGCAGGCGCCTCAATCGGGCCCAAGCAGCAGCGGAAGTACTTCCAGCAGTGCCCAGAACAAGCCCGCAGGACCTGCCGCCAAACCCCAGATCGATCGGAAGCTGCTGCACCGGCTCATACCCATGGCCGAGGTGGAAACGCTGAAGCTGCCCAAACTGTCCGTCAAGCTCGAGCGGCTGACCGAGCGGCAGGTTGCCCTGCTGCAGGAGGATCTGAAAAAGTTCATGCAGGAGGAGCCCAAGCTGGCCGCCCGGATGGGGCTGGAGAAGAAGACGTACGATCAGATATTCAGCAAGATGAAGGAGGAATCGCGGGGGACGTGGGCGTTGAAGCGCAAGGCGCAGGAGCGGGCGGACGAAAACCCGGAGGACTATCTGAGCAAACCGAAGGTGCGGCGGGTGGAACGGCCCGCCGCACCGGTGGTGAAGAAGCTCAGCAAGGAGGAGCTGATGGCCACCAACACCTATCAGCGGTTCGTGTCGCTGatgaacaaaattttcgacCAGCTAGACGAAACGGAAACGCCCACGATGGAGGAGGGAGATGAGCAGTACGAGTGCATTTCGACCGGGCTGCTGAACAGCATCAGTGCGGAGGCGGCGAAGCTGAAGGTGCGAAATGCGATCGATGCAATACCGGAGAACAAGCTCACGCTGCTGATATCGTACGCGATGCGGTCGATCCACTCGGCGAAGAATCTGAGCGGCTCGGAGCTGCAGGACGATCTGGTCGGGGACGAGTGCATCGAGAAGATACTGAACGCGGTCGAGGCGGCCCTGCTCGTCTGCTGTCTGTACACGAGCAAGAGCACAAAGTTCCTGCAGGAGGACAACATCGATGCCATCATCAAGTTTGTGCAGTTTCAGCTGCGCGAGACGATCTTCCCCTCGTACGATCCGGTGTACTCGGTGGAAACGAAGCGCAAGGGTGGCGATaacaacaagaagaagaaaacggcCTCCTACCAGCAGAAGGGCATCTCGATGCTGTACACGAAAACGGTCGAGCTGTCCAAGCAGCTGGTGACGATGTTCGAGCTGTTTCACTTCGTCGACACGATCGTGATACACGCGTCCTCGCTCGGGGTGGAACCGTTCTTCGTGGACAACATCGAAACGCTGCAGTTCGTGTGTCTCGATCTGGTGACGACGATATTCCAGAACGAGAAGTATCAGCACCACCGGCGTAACATCGTGTCGGACATACTGACCTCGTTCGATCGGTTGCCCCACTCGAAGCGCAATCTGCGGCCGTACAAGCTGGTCAACAACGGGGGCAACATACAGATGATGACGGCGCTCGTGCTGCAGCTGATTCAGTCGTCCGTCATCCTGCCGGACACGCTCAGCCCGGACGGGGGCGGTGGGGCCGGTGGCAAACATCGGCCCCCGAACAGTGCGAACAGTGCGGACGTGCCGATGGGCGGCGGTAGCACCAAAAGCACGGACCTGTTCATCTACAGCAAGTACAACACGGCACTGAGCATTGGCGGGAACTTTCTCACCACCTTTCTCGACAAATGCAAAAGCCGCTCGAACGAAACCGATTTCCGTCCACTGTTCGAGAACTTTATCCACGATCTGCTGACGACGGTGAACAAGCCGGAGTGGCCGGcggccgagctgctgctcagcCTGCTCGGCACGATGCTGGTGAAGAAGATGTCGGACAAGGGCGTGGAGCAGTCGATCCGCGTGGTGTCGCTCGAGTATCTCGGCATCGTGGCGGCCCGGCTGCGCAAGGATACGGTCGAGTCGCGCTGCAAGGTGAAAACGATGGACACGCTGATCCGCTACATCAAGATCGAGCAGGAGAAGGAGGGCGACGAGCCGCTGCACAACAGCAAGTTCCagctggacgaggaggaggagcggaCCGAGTTTCTGCAGAAGATTCTGCTCGACTTTCTCGCGGTGAACGCGCACGAGGGGAATGTGGTGTGGAACCATGCGCGCCACTTTTACATCACCCAGTGGTACCGGGACATGATGCAGCGCACCAAGAAGGTGGCGGAGGGTGAGAAGGGCTACGCGTCGCGGAAAAAGGCCGGCAgcagtggtggcggtggtgggaaGAAGCGGAAAAAGTACCAGAGCGACTCGGACGGCTCGGACGGGGCGGGGGACGATTCGGACGGCGAGGAGGGGCACATGCGCGACGGCCAGGTCGATCAGGAGCTGAACAGTGAAATCTTCCGAATGCTGGACACTCGGAAGCAGTACTACCTGAGCCAGATAGGGCCGTACGGGCGGAGCGGTGGGGGTGGTGCCCGGTCGGGCGGTAGCGGTCCGGCCGCCGGCGGCAACTACGAGATTAAAACGTACATCGACTACAGCAATGCGAACCTGATCGCGCAGTATCTGGCGAGCAAGCGGTCCTTCTCGCAAAGCTATGACAAGTATCTGCAGAAGATCATTCTCGTCGTGCGGGAACCGGTCGTGGCGATACGGACGCGGGCGATGAAGTGTCTCGCCAACATCGTCGAGGTGGACCAGCTCGTGCTCGCCCGGAAGGACATGCAGATGGGTGTGCAGCAGAAGCTGCTCGATACGGCCATCTCGGTGCGGGAGGCGGCAGTCGATCTGGTCGGCAAGTACATCCTTTCCGATCCGGAACTGATCGATCAGTATTACGAAATGATATCGCAACGAATATTGGTAAGCTGGCGGCGGTGTGCAGTGATGACGGTGGACGCGCGTTAGGCGTTTGTTTTACCATCTTTTCTCTATCTTTTTCAAAGGATACGGGCGTTTCGGTGCGAAAACGGGTAATCAAAATCCTTCGAGACATCTGCATCGAGTATCCGGCGCACGAGAAGATACCGGATATCTGCGTCAAAATGATCCGGAGGGTGAACGACGAGGAAGGAATCCAGAAGTTAGTCATGGACGTGTTCATGACGATGTGGTTTACGCCGTGCAATGATAATGATAAGGTATGGGGTAGTATACAAATGACtcacttcttcttttcttttggcacaacaaccgccgGTCAAAGGTCTTGTCTATACcgtacatacatacacatacatttcAGTGACTTGTTTACTACCATAGTAGGATAATCAAAGTCCAACGTATGGGGGGGGCTcagtccattcggggcttgaactcacAACGGGCTTGTTATTAaagtcatacgagttgacgattttACCATCAGAAATGGCTCATTTACATCCGcagaaaactaataaaaagcatatttttcgtTGCAGGCTGCGATGGACAGAAAGATTACGCAGATTATAGACGTCGTCTGTTCGTCACACGAAACGGGGACGCAAGGTTTCGATGCATTACTGAAAACGGTATGCTCCATACGGTCGCTTAATCAGTCTTATACATTACAAacgctttttttcctctactGTTTAGATATTTGAGCCGAAAGAGAGCAAAGATGATAACAAAAAGCTGAAGAAAGAGATTCCCAAAACGTTGATCAAAGCCTGCCAGCAGATTGTGGACGGTTTAGTGGACGCTACGATGCGGCTGGAAGGGGCGGAAAACACGCGGCTGGTAGGCTGCATCACGGCGTTGCATCTGTTCGCCAAGATACAGCCCCAGCTGCTGGTCAACCATGCGATGTCGCTCGAACCGTATCTGAACATGCGCTGCCAGAACCAGATCATTTCGAAATTCATCAGCTCGATCGCGGAAATATTGGAACAGGTTGGTGGAACGCGGTGACAAAAGGCACTAAAACGTCTTACTAATAATGCATAACGCATCGATTCGTGTTTTGCAGGTCGTTCCACTGATGGACCATCCGAGCGAAGTGTTCCTAGCCGATCTAGAGTCCCATCTGATGATGCTGATCGTCACGCAAAGCCGTACCATCGTGTTGAGTTGCGTTTCCTGCCTGTCGACGGTTGTAAACAAAATCACCAAGAACTATAAACTCATCCGGGATTGTTTTTCAAAGTATGTTACTAGCGGGCGCGATGGTCTTGTTCTGTTTATTGAcgatttatgttttctttttccctgcCGCAAACTAGACTGTACTATAAGGGTCTCGTATGCATCAAGGACAAGCTAGTGTCCGACCCTTCGATACCCATCGAGCAGTACTTTCGGCCGCAGTTTCGGCGCAGCATTTTTACGGTTGGGTTGATAATGCGCTACTTTGACTTCCAGCAGCCCGAAGTGTACGGTGCACCAAAGCCCGGCGAGGATTCCTCCAATCAAGGTAAATTGCCCCACCCAAGCTGCTTTCCTCTTCTGTTTTTGCTAACATTctggtgtatgtgtttgcattGCAGGCTCAACCCTACCAGCGAACATATGCGAGGACGTGTTTGCGACGTTggcatttttcctttcctgcGATCATAGCGAAATATGCAAGGAAGCGCTGACGTCGATGGGCAACTTTTGCGTGAAAAACTACGAATATCTGATGAAGGTGGAGCTGCGGGACTACTACAACTATCTGCTCACGCAGGACAAGGTACTAACGGACATGAAGATCACGGTGCTGAAAAACATTCTCATGTATCTGACAGAGGAGGAAAACCAGATGGTGCGGAAGGATAAAGAATGTAAGTGGCGAGGCGCAAATAGTGATTTGCGAGAAGTACTGAGCAACCCCGTTACCTTCTCCTTCCATACGCAGGGTCGAAACAATCGAAAACGGAAGATCTGAAGGAAATGGGCGACGTGTCGTCTGGCATGGCGAGCCGTGTGATACAGATTTACCTGAAGGAGATACTGCGCAGCTTTCTGCACCGGGACTACGGTGTGCGGAGCTGGGCGATGCGGGTCATCGAGGTAGTCCTGCGCCAAGGTTTGGTCCATCCAGTACAAATAGTTCCTTATCTTATATGCTTAAGTACAGACCCGGAGAAAGAGGTATGTTTGTGCGCGCATTTTGCACGAATGTCACTGCGAATCGGAATAACAAAATGGACACTTCACGGGGCTTATCTTCTACTTGTAGGTGGCACACAGTGCGGACAGGCATTTGCAGGAGATCGACAAGCAGTACCCTGGCTTTGTAAATATGAAATCGAACGCCGGCATGCAGCTGTCGTACGAGCTGCAGGAGCTGTTGCAGCGCCGAGACGAGAGCAGCCTCGTGCGGGGCTACCGGATAAAGGATCCGCAGGAACCGCCGTCGGCGATGAACGGATTCCTGTACACGCTGCTGCGCGGCACCAAACCGCAGCGCCGTGCCCTTATCCACTCCATCACGAAGCAGTTCGACGATGGCAAGATCAGTCTGCGGCAGATGCTGTACCTTGCGGACAATCTGGCCTACTTCCCGTACGTGGTGCAGGATGAGCCGCTGTTCATCATTCATCACATCGACGTACTCATCTCGGTGACCGGCACGAACCTGCTGGCGACGTTCCGCGAAGGGCTGAAGCCGCTGCCGGGCACTGAGGGCAATGCCGACCCGACTGGTGAGTtgtggcagtggtggtgcaATTCGCGTTTGTCCAAAATTCTTACATACGTTGCTTTACTTTTCGACTCCACAGCACAAAACCCCCTCgaagatgatgacgatgacgaccaGGAAGCGATCTTAACCCGGTTGCCGGACGACACTTCCGATTTGGAAAACTGTATCCGGTCGGCGCAGGGTTGCATGCTTCTGCTAATACTCAAGCAACATCTAAAAGATATTTACGGCATCACCGATAGGTAAGGGAAAGCGGTCACTCACCGACAATCGATCAGTTTTATAAATGAAGTCTGTTTCTACATCTTGTAGCAAAATATCACGGTACTCACCGTCCGAGTCTGGCAAGATCTACGACAAAGCGATGCAGCGAAGATCCAACTCGCTGTTCGATCCGAAGGCAACGATAACGCTGCTGAAGGAAAACCGGGCCACCGCTGGAGCACAGACCGAAAAGGAACGAATCGAGCTGGTGCAACGATACTTGGACGTAAGTTGTTGGCGCTTGGTTGGTGTGCGGTCACAGTTTGATTTGTGATTTTAATATTGTATGTTGTTCCCTTTTTCCAGTTCAAACAGCTGATGCTGAAGCTCGATCCGGACGACCCGGACCTGCTGGATGAGGACGAAAAGCCCAACTCGGTCGCCGGAACGCCCGTGAAGCAAACTCCCGCCGCATCAGCATccggccatcatcatcatcattcgatGGCTTCCCAGCAGCATAATCACACAGCAGACGGAACAAGCAATAACGTTCACGTAAACAACGTGaatagcaccaccaccaaccccgGCATGATGCCGGTTTCGCAACAGAATGTGAGTGTTTGAACGTGAATGAAGATGGAGAGGAAGAGCGGGTGATGGTTGTCGTTGTGGGCGGTGGGCAGTAATTTATCTAACACAAACCTGTTGTACGTgccattttgcaaaaaaaaaaatcaaccttgTAGGATTACAGCAATCGGTCGGCGGCGAACCACGGTGGTGCTGCGGTCGTCGGTAGTGCAGCAAAGACACCGAAGCCTTCATCGAACCGACAGCAGGCGGCACCGGCATCGGCGCGCAAATCGGCCGTTTCTTCGCGCAGcgctaagaagaagaaacgccGAATTTCTAgctcggaggaggaggaaagcgATGCCAGCGATGGTGATTACGATTAAGAGCGCGTACTCATCGAGCGGATCATCACCCCCCAttacagcagcaccaccaccaccatcatcacaacCCTTGTACCAACCAAACCAACTGCTACGGACCACACTATTTACGGAGTGATCTTCCTCTAACCCACTGCGTCTGTTACCAATTGGTAGGATTTTTCCGCAATCCTTAGAAGTACCTCACACGCATTGGCATTGCACTTGAGCGAGGAGATTCACTTCCACTAGGTCCAGCGTGTTGTCGGGCTAAACGGAGCACTGAGCACTGGTTTAACCCTTACTGTGGTGTGCATTATAAATAGGGATTTTCTTTCCAACAGCTCTTTGCCGCAAACCGAGCCACATTGCAGTTAAATATTAGAATGTATCCTTTCTTCATCCGCTCTATCGACCATTAGTttcgtttttgtgtgctattttgttgttatttattaGTTTGAGTAAAGCAGCTTTCCATAACCTTAGTACTGATCGCGCATTCCTGATCCGTTCAAGTAGCTCCATGCAAGGGAAAATGCACACAATCCTCTATCAAATAGTAACGAATAactgtttgcattttctttccaCACCTTTCCGCTTTCATCTTGCTATATCGCGTATTATCGTAACTTTGTCCTTTGTTGCTTTGTGTCAAACAGTTCATTGTGTCCTTGTGGTtggtatgtgtgcgtgtgtgtgttttaagttATATGTTCGTGCGTGCAAACGGAGATAATGCAAGTCAGCAATCGAAATGAATGGTTGTTTAACACGAAATTGAAATCATACAACAAAACGCCCTTACTTAATTTATCcgcgcaaaagaaaaaacataacacGTGGGAACTTCCTAGCTGTGAAaccattgaaacaaaaaaaaaacagaaacagtaGTAATTTTTGAAAGGAGAAGCAGAGGCACGCAAATATAGAgaaaaccgaaaacaaaaaacaattattaccCCAAGattcttccctctctctctctctctctcgctcaagCAGCCTcttacacacaaaaagaaaagcgatAGAAagaggagggagagagaaagagatacgCCTTCCCGTTGCATGGGAAGTGCAGGCAGGAATAGCCAGAAGCAGAGataattttttaaaagtttatCGAAATATTTATGAACTGTTTGGAAGATTTGCtagaaaacgaaatgaaaacacTTTGGCAAAATCgttagatgtgtgtgtgtgtgtgtgcgtatgagAGAGATgagagtgtgtatgtggttgtgtatgtgtgtgtgtgggaaagaTATTTAGAACGCATTGGAGAGGACAGAGGTGTAGTACACGTGTGGCAACTCTGCATTCAAAACACGTGTTGGAGAAGAGCATAGAAGAGatattaatttatattaacgaaaagaaaataagaaaaaaaacaaattcaaaaaacGAAACGTGAGCAGCGAACGTGGGTGCGAGAACAATTTAAAAGATAAAGAAATCGTAAACGAAAGACTTTTCGGGCGGGAAATGGGATTACACTGAAAAACGactggaggaggaggaggagggtaCACATGTAGGCGTCGTGTGCGCTGTTGGAAATATAGAGAGagcggggagagagagaaagagagtggaAGGCACAAACGTTGTGTGCCAGGGGTATGCAAACAATGTTTTGTAACATATATTTAAACTCCAGATCGTATTCGCGTCTATTACTGAATGAAGTTATTTCGTTGCGTACGAGCAATGAAATGGTAGCAGTAACAAACAAAGCTCTATAAAGGCACACCACACAAACGGCGGGCACTCGCAGGACATACAGCAAACGGTTATAGAACGCGTACTACAATAGAGACGCAACACTTAAACGTCCCCAGTCACgcaaataattgtaaaaaaacagcaaaaatcaCATGTTAAAGCCGACGGTTCTCCGGGGTGTGGGCGGTTTGGGAGCTGCTGCGGCTTGGCAAGAAGGCTCTCACGCCGTGGAAATGGGTAAAGGAAAGTAAAGCAATCGCGTGATGTCCATGTAGCTGTAGTTATAAAAGTATAGCAACTGTAAATAGTAAATTCGTAGGATTCGTTTGGTCTTCTGATCTTCTGCTGCTAGGGCGCCGGGGGTTAAGGAGGTAACAATAGTTGTGTATCGGAAAAAGGACTGAAGTAATTGCAATGCGAGTGCAGAAGGGAAGCAGCTAATAGAAGCAAGGAAGatgaaagacacacacatacacacgcgcgagcGTGCGGCATCTTCCGATACATTCGCATTCGTGTACGTGtagtaattttaaaacaaatatttaatgcAACACACAGGCAATGGAGGTGTGGTGGTAGAATTAACATACGTAGTATATCCTAAAACCCATAGAAAGCGCCCTCAGATGAGAGTGTAGCGTTAAGAGCAAGGAAAAGGGGGCAAGAAGCGGTCGCATTATTCTATTTGTGTAGGTAACAGTAAGCAGACaggaacgcacacacacgagcaacacacacaaaaccccccTCGAAAGAATAATGGAAGATTTGAGGGAGAGTATTATCGCTTTGCAAAAGGGGGCGAAAATAGTAGACAAGATTGTAATTCGGAAGTAAAAggactagtgtgtgtgtgtgtatgtatgtataatGTTTGCGTTTGGTATGATGTGTGCGCATTTACTGATTAAGTAGGAACAGAGACGAAGTTTCGGAAACAAAACCTAA
Coding sequences within:
- the LOC120900007 gene encoding nipped-B protein isoform X1, which produces MSDRDVPSVPITTLAGLTSLSDLLSELPISDSLSVSASLNRSLLFHPRVAEEANNLLATRDDALTAQLVTAIEQTNSDSIELKDQYPQPPGPANGAPIDGPSLLQAIHASRPNVFKSPYNPQIHQMFSSAVALGAGNQQQQLVAQQQQKITPTSQTQFYNLPNESFTNLEQSQQVYTNQTQIPIEQLQSVFQAQHDMQQVQQLHLAQQTVQPLQQQLLPQQAQLLQQQQQQQQFQFNDPNLIRGQQQNVLGNSFPTLASQTPASAVMLGQQSIGTALHQQVINIQNVPYSSNSAENSQLQQQQQQQLFQQQQQQQHNQNVIVSHTSNTVQGQPLSALDPHQSVIQQSGSYASAVHPTGSPAVVSAPTNNQAVPQTTMLQQNHLIPQQQLSNVINQTNNNIHSASAQQHQYPQQQQMQNHTVLPQGQPLLQSQQQQLHQQSHLNNGSTAGVVSAGMNHQQALYQQQTTVPQQQQQQQFSTASNLAKLPETAPRNNEYLQQQQSKNLDARGRPSPAQGSTAPDTVSTATSLNMQQHQGGAMKGPQQAQTGASAHRYPTPLMGPNKPRPPGAGGGGTAAQQPTAAAPVIRPIGVSGALISSASTVAVSRPAGAQHPAQAPQSGPSSSGSTSSSAQNKPAGPAAKPQIDRKLLHRLIPMAEVETLKLPKLSVKLERLTERQVALLQEDLKKFMQEEPKLAARMGLEKKTYDQIFSKMKEESRGTWALKRKAQERADENPEDYLSKPKVRRVERPAAPVVKKLSKEELMATNTYQRFVSLMNKIFDQLDETETPTMEEGDEQYECISTGLLNSISAEAAKLKVRNAIDAIPENKLTLLISYAMRSIHSAKNLSGSELQDDLVGDECIEKILNAVEAALLVCCLYTSKSTKFLQEDNIDAIIKFVQFQLRETIFPSYDPVYSVETKRKGGDNNKKKKTASYQQKGISMLYTKTVELSKQLVTMFELFHFVDTIVIHASSLGVEPFFVDNIETLQFVCLDLVTTIFQNEKYQHHRRNIVSDILTSFDRLPHSKRNLRPYKLVNNGGNIQMMTALVLQLIQSSVILPDTLSPDGGGGAGGKHRPPNSANSADVPMGGGSTKSTDLFIYSKYNTALSIGGNFLTTFLDKCKSRSNETDFRPLFENFIHDLLTTVNKPEWPAAELLLSLLGTMLVKKMSDKGVEQSIRVVSLEYLGIVAARLRKDTVESRCKVKTMDTLIRYIKIEQEKEGDEPLHNSKFQLDEEEERTEFLQKILLDFLAVNAHEGNVVWNHARHFYITQWYRDMMQRTKKVAEGEKGYASRKKAGSSGGGGGKKRKKYQSDSDGSDGAGDDSDGEEGHMRDGQVDQELNSEIFRMLDTRKQYYLSQIGPYGRSGGGGARSGGSGPAAGGNYEIKTYIDYSNANLIAQYLASKRSFSQSYDKYLQKIILVVREPVVAIRTRAMKCLANIVEVDQLVLARKDMQMGVQQKLLDTAISVREAAVDLVGKYILSDPELIDQYYEMISQRILDTGVSVRKRVIKILRDICIEYPAHEKIPDICVKMIRRVNDEEGIQKLVMDVFMTMWFTPCNDNDKAAMDRKITQIIDVVCSSHETGTQGFDALLKTIFEPKESKDDNKKLKKEIPKTLIKACQQIVDGLVDATMRLEGAENTRLVGCITALHLFAKIQPQLLVNHAMSLEPYLNMRCQNQIISKFISSIAEILEQVVPLMDHPSEVFLADLESHLMMLIVTQSRTIVLSCVSCLSTVVNKITKNYKLIRDCFSKLYYKGLVCIKDKLVSDPSIPIEQYFRPQFRRSIFTVGLIMRYFDFQQPEVYGAPKPGEDSSNQGSTLPANICEDVFATLAFFLSCDHSEICKEALTSMGNFCVKNYEYLMKVELRDYYNYLLTQDKVLTDMKITVLKNILMYLTEEENQMVRKDKEWSKQSKTEDLKEMGDVSSGMASRVIQIYLKEILRSFLHRDYGVRSWAMRVIEVVLRQGLVHPVQIVPYLICLSTDPEKEVAHSADRHLQEIDKQYPGFVNMKSNAGMQLSYELQELLQRRDESSLVRGYRIKDPQEPPSAMNGFLYTLLRGTKPQRRALIHSITKQFDDGKISLRQMLYLADNLAYFPYVVQDEPLFIIHHIDVLISVTGTNLLATFREGLKPLPGTEGNADPTGELWQWWCNSRLSKILTYVALLFDSTAQNPLEDDDDDDQEAILTRLPDDTSDLENCIRSAQGCMLLLILKQHLKDIYGITDSKISRYSPSESGKIYDKAMQRRSNSLFDPKATITLLKENRATAGAQTEKERIELVQRYLDFKQLMLKLDPDDPDLLDEDEKPNSVAGTPVKQTPAASASGHHHHHSMASQQHNHTADGTSNNVHVNNVNSTTTNPGMMPVSQQNDYSNRSAANHGGAAVVGSAAKTPKPSSNRQQAAPASARKSAVSSRSAKKKKRRISSSEEEESDASDGDYD